From the Sulfuricurvum sp. genome, one window contains:
- the dnaE gene encoding DNA polymerase III subunit alpha, producing MSTIPPFTHLHLHTEYSLLDGANKISALAARVKELGMTSVAMSDHGNMFGAIDFYQQMRKEGIKPIIGMEAYIHNGEDLGDKTIRQRFHVCLFAKNEAGYKNLMYLSSQAYINGFYYYPRINKQLLRENCEGIICTSACLQGEVNWHLNTINERNIKNGAGGYDEAVRVALEYKEIFGDDFYMEIMRHGISDQLFIDEQVIKISQETDIKLIATNDTHYTYAGDAQYHEAFMCIGMNKLYDDPKRMRHSVHEFYIKSPEQMAQLFADIPEALYNTQEIVDKCQLELKLGNPTPPNFKFTTEYALEEGLEIAEDSEYFIHRCRIGLEMRLEHVPEERHTEYRERLEFEMQVINQMKFPGYMLIVWDFVREAKKMGIAVGPGRGSAAGSLVAFSLEITDIDPMKYDLLFERFLNPERVSMPDIDMDFMQARRGEIIDYVVRKYGREQVAQIITFGSLLAKGVIRDVARVLEMPLSQADMMAKLIPDELGITLNGKTKGGKTEDGAFQKEPKIKELVESDANAARVWEFAKKLEGLKRNAGMHAAGVVISNEPLWKKTPIYKPSGEETFVTQYSLNYLEDIDLIKFDFLGLKTLDVIDNAIKLIKKRYDVVVNWHTIDENDPKVYEIIQSGDTIGMFQIESSGMQDLNKRLKPSSFEDLIAVLALYRPGPMESGMLDDFIERKHGRKKIFYPFEEVSFDALKDTLEPTYGMIVYQEQVMQIVQTIGGMSLGGADIVRRAMGKKKLEEMQKYNREFSEGAQKQGLDYQKASELFDLIEKFAGYGFNKSHSAAYAMVTFQTAWLKTYYPQEFMAALLTSEKDNTDKVVKYIDEAKRMKIFLGAPDINHSQLEFSAINKDDQDQILFGLGAIKGVGEAAVESILEARAEGEFKDIQDFINRIEPQKVNKKVIECIIKAGGLDHFGYSRRALLEQVETLVETAKKGSSLKKDAQFSLFGDDEEVTAVELNLKNMEEFDLKTLLDFEKDTLGFYVSGHPLDNFREQIDAINYTLSSEVENIEDGSTAIFIGKVETITEKMSKKGSAFGLVSLMDFHGNIEMMLFSDKLEQLKEMDRDEPIAFKVKVTHTEMFTRISVTKIMTLAEAKKEAKKVETKIVENLPPQEPLQLRLRLSDKLEMLEKLYTLVRRHPGRREIKLTIVSKLADVIIDSAIRVDNKVIEELSVLEDVDVI from the coding sequence ATGAGCACAATCCCCCCATTTACCCATTTACACCTTCATACTGAATACTCTCTTCTCGATGGGGCAAATAAGATTTCAGCATTAGCCGCACGGGTCAAAGAGCTGGGGATGACTTCGGTAGCGATGAGCGATCATGGCAATATGTTCGGAGCGATAGATTTTTATCAGCAAATGCGCAAAGAGGGGATTAAGCCGATCATCGGAATGGAAGCCTATATCCATAACGGTGAGGATTTGGGTGACAAAACGATTCGTCAACGTTTTCACGTCTGTTTGTTTGCCAAAAATGAAGCAGGTTATAAAAACCTCATGTATCTCTCGTCTCAAGCCTATATTAACGGCTTTTATTATTACCCCCGTATCAACAAACAACTATTACGTGAAAACTGTGAGGGGATTATTTGTACCTCGGCGTGTTTACAAGGGGAGGTGAATTGGCATCTCAACACCATCAATGAACGTAATATAAAAAATGGGGCAGGGGGGTATGATGAAGCTGTGAGGGTAGCTTTGGAGTACAAAGAGATCTTCGGAGATGATTTTTACATGGAGATCATGCGCCACGGCATAAGTGATCAACTCTTTATCGATGAACAAGTGATTAAAATCTCCCAAGAGACAGATATTAAACTCATTGCCACCAACGACACCCACTACACCTATGCGGGTGATGCTCAGTATCACGAAGCGTTTATGTGTATCGGGATGAATAAACTCTACGATGATCCCAAACGGATGCGTCACTCTGTCCATGAGTTTTACATCAAATCACCTGAGCAGATGGCACAGCTGTTTGCCGATATCCCCGAAGCACTCTACAACACTCAAGAGATTGTGGATAAATGCCAGTTAGAGCTCAAACTCGGAAACCCGACACCACCGAATTTTAAATTTACCACCGAATATGCTCTCGAAGAGGGGCTAGAAATAGCGGAGGATTCGGAGTATTTTATCCACCGTTGCCGAATCGGTTTGGAAATGCGACTCGAACACGTCCCAGAAGAGCGTCATACTGAGTATCGTGAACGGCTTGAGTTTGAGATGCAAGTGATTAATCAGATGAAATTCCCAGGCTACATGCTCATCGTTTGGGATTTCGTAAGAGAAGCTAAAAAAATGGGAATTGCCGTAGGACCGGGACGGGGATCGGCGGCGGGAAGTCTCGTCGCTTTTTCTTTGGAGATTACCGACATTGATCCGATGAAATACGATTTGCTATTTGAGCGTTTTCTCAATCCTGAGCGGGTATCGATGCCCGATATCGATATGGACTTTATGCAAGCACGTCGTGGTGAGATTATCGATTACGTCGTTCGTAAATACGGGCGGGAGCAGGTTGCTCAAATCATTACTTTTGGTTCGCTCCTCGCAAAAGGGGTTATCCGTGACGTAGCCCGTGTTTTGGAGATGCCTCTATCACAAGCCGATATGATGGCAAAACTGATTCCCGATGAGTTAGGAATCACGCTGAATGGAAAAACCAAAGGGGGTAAAACCGAAGATGGTGCATTCCAAAAAGAACCGAAGATCAAAGAGTTGGTGGAGAGTGATGCAAATGCAGCGCGCGTGTGGGAATTTGCCAAAAAACTCGAAGGGCTCAAACGCAATGCGGGGATGCACGCGGCGGGAGTCGTTATCTCCAACGAACCGCTTTGGAAGAAAACTCCGATCTACAAACCCTCAGGCGAGGAGACTTTTGTCACCCAATACTCCCTCAACTACCTCGAAGATATCGACCTGATTAAATTCGACTTCTTGGGACTTAAAACCCTTGACGTTATCGACAACGCAATCAAACTGATTAAAAAACGGTACGACGTTGTGGTCAACTGGCACACCATCGATGAGAATGATCCAAAAGTGTACGAGATTATCCAAAGCGGTGACACGATTGGTATGTTCCAAATCGAGAGTTCGGGGATGCAGGATTTGAACAAACGGCTGAAACCTTCCTCTTTTGAAGACTTGATTGCGGTACTCGCCCTCTATCGACCGGGACCGATGGAATCGGGGATGTTGGATGACTTTATTGAACGTAAACACGGACGTAAAAAGATATTTTATCCGTTTGAAGAGGTGAGCTTTGATGCGCTCAAAGATACCTTGGAACCAACGTATGGGATGATTGTTTATCAAGAGCAGGTTATGCAGATTGTTCAAACTATCGGGGGGATGAGTCTCGGCGGTGCGGACATCGTTCGTCGTGCGATGGGTAAGAAAAAGCTCGAAGAGATGCAGAAATATAATCGTGAGTTTAGTGAAGGGGCACAAAAACAAGGGCTAGACTACCAAAAAGCCTCCGAACTCTTCGATCTGATTGAAAAATTCGCCGGATACGGGTTCAACAAATCCCACTCGGCGGCGTACGCGATGGTCACATTCCAAACCGCATGGCTCAAAACCTACTACCCGCAAGAGTTCATGGCGGCACTTTTGACGTCAGAAAAAGACAACACCGACAAAGTAGTCAAATACATCGATGAAGCCAAACGGATGAAAATCTTCCTCGGTGCTCCCGACATCAACCACTCACAGCTCGAATTTTCCGCAATCAATAAAGATGACCAAGATCAAATCCTCTTTGGTCTAGGGGCGATTAAAGGGGTCGGTGAAGCGGCGGTCGAGTCTATTCTCGAAGCCAGAGCAGAGGGTGAGTTCAAAGATATTCAAGACTTTATCAACCGAATAGAACCCCAAAAAGTGAACAAAAAAGTGATCGAGTGTATCATCAAAGCAGGGGGGCTGGATCATTTTGGCTATTCCCGTCGTGCATTGTTAGAACAAGTCGAAACCCTCGTAGAAACAGCAAAAAAAGGTTCATCTCTTAAAAAAGATGCCCAATTTAGCCTTTTTGGGGATGATGAAGAGGTGACGGCTGTTGAGTTAAATCTCAAAAATATGGAGGAGTTCGATCTTAAAACTCTCCTCGATTTTGAAAAAGACACCCTTGGTTTCTACGTCTCCGGTCATCCGCTCGATAACTTCCGCGAGCAGATCGACGCGATCAACTATACCCTATCATCCGAAGTGGAAAACATCGAGGACGGTTCCACTGCCATCTTCATCGGTAAAGTCGAAACGATTACTGAAAAAATGTCGAAAAAAGGGTCAGCTTTTGGTCTTGTGAGTCTAATGGATTTCCACGGCAATATTGAGATGATGCTCTTTAGTGATAAATTAGAGCAATTAAAAGAAATGGATCGAGATGAGCCGATAGCGTTCAAAGTAAAAGTTACTCACACCGAGATGTTCACCCGCATCAGCGTCACCAAAATCATGACCCTCGCCGAAGCGAAAAAAGAGGCAAAAAAAGTAGAAACCAAAATCGTCGAAAATCTCCCACCTCAAGAGCCGTTACAACTACGACTCCGCCTCAGCGATAAGCTTGAGATGTTAGAGAAACTCTACACCTTAGTGCGCCGTCATCCTGGACGCCGTGAGATTAAACTCACCATCGTCTCGAAACTCGCCGACGTCATCATCGATTCGGCGATACGGGTGGATAACAAGGTGATTGAAGAGTTAAGTGTTTTAGAAGATGTGGATGTGATTTGA